CGGTGGCTTTGCTCCGGACTATATTCGACGAAGCGAAGCGATGTTGAACTTGGTGCGGACCATGCTGGCGGAGAACAAGCCAGTGGCCGCCATTTGCCATGGCCCCTGGGTGCTTTGTTCCACCAAAGCGCTGAAGGGTCGTAAAGTCACTGCATTTCGTTCGATTCGGGACGACCTTGAAAACGCGGGTGCGATTTTCGAGGATGCCCCGGTGGTGGTGGATGGCAACATCATCACCAGCCGCACGCCGGATGACCTGCCCGCGTTTATGCAGGCAATCCTTGCGGCTCTGACAAACCGCGGTTGAGACGCGCAGATTCGATCGTTCCCCTCTCCTTGGAGCATAAGTAGCGTACCATGGCGTATTTCCCCGAAGTCTCGAAGATTGTCTACGAAGGCCCCGATAGCAAGAATCCGCTCGCATTCCGCCACTACAACGCCGATGAGGTGGTGGAAGGCAAGACCATGCGGGAACACTTCCGCTTTGCCGCCGCCTATTGGCACACGATGCGCGGCATGGGCGGCGATCCATTCGGACCGGGCTGCGCGATCCGTCCCTGGGAAGATGGCAGCGATTCGGTTGCCATGGCGCTCACCCGCGTCAAAGTCTTCTTCGAATTCATGGAGAAGCTTGGCACGCCGTACTATTGCTTCCATGACCGCGATGTGGCGCCGGAAGGCTCGACCCTTGCCGAATCGAATGCCAATCTCGATCAAGTCGTCAAGGCGCTCAAAGGCGAGCAAGAACGCACGGGCATCAAGCTGCTGTGGGGCACCGCCAATCTGTTCAGCAACAAGCGATTTGTCCACGGTGCCGCGACCAGTCCTAATGCGGATGTCTTCGCCTACTCCGCCGCGCAAGTCAAGAAGGCAATGGAAGTTACGCTCGAACTGGGCGGCGAAAACTACGTCTTCTGGGGCGGCCGCGAAGGCTACATGAGCCTGTACAACACCGACCTCAAGCGGGAAGTCGATCACCTGGCCAAGTTCTTTCATTTGGCCGTGGATTACAAGAAGAAGATCGGCTTCACCGGCACGTTCCTGATCGAACCGAAGCCGAAAGAGCCGACGACGCACCAATACGATTTCGATTCGGCCAATTCCATCGCCTTCCTGAAATCCAACGGGCTGGGCAACGAATTCAAGCTGAACATCGAAACCAATCACGCGACCCTGGCCGGGCACACGATGATGCACGAACTGGCCTACTGCGCCATGCACGGCATGCTCGGATCGATCGACGCCAACCGGGGCGATCTGCTCCTGGGCTGGGATACCGACCAATTCCCGACCGATCTCTATCTGACCGCACAAACCATGTTGGTGGTGCTGGCTCAGGGCGGCATCGGCGCGGGTGGCTTTAACTTTGATGCGAAAGTTCGCCGCGAATCGTTCGATCCGATCGATCTGTTCCATGCCCATGTCGGGGCGATGGATGCGTTCGCGCAAGGGCTCAAGATTGCCGCCGCCATTCGCAAAGACGGCCTGCTTACCGACATGATCAAGCAACGCTACGCCTCGTGGGATACCGGCATTGGTGCCCAGATCGAAGCGGGCCAAGTCGGATTCGCGGAATTGGAACAGTACATGCTGGCCAAGGGCGAAATCACCCCGAACAGTTCGGGCCGCTTGGAAATGATCGAAAACATCATCAATCGCTACATTCGTTGATGGGAGACTCGGCATGGGGAAACATCACAGCCCGCGATTTCTGGCGATCGTGCAAGACGCTCGTTCTCGCGTGAAAGAATGCACCGTAGATGATGTGCTGGCTCGGCAACAAGCGGGCGAATCGTTCGTGTTGATCGACGTGCGCGAAGAGAGCGAATTCGCCGCCGATCACCTGCCGGGAGCCGTGCATCTGGGCAAAGGAATCCTGGAACGCGATGTCGAAATCAAGTTCCCCGAATCCGATACGCCCATGGTGCTGTATTGTGGCGGTGGCTTCCGTTCGGCATTGGCCGCGGATAATCTGCAAAAGATGGGCTACACCAACGTCATTTCGATGGATGGCGGCATCCGCGAATGGCGCGAACGCGGCTTGCCGTTGACCCGCGAATAATTCCAACCGCAGCGATCGGCTCCCACATGGGGAATCGATCGTTGCCCCGAAAACCACCCCGCCCCGAGCGAATCCACAGGGATCACTCGGGGCGGGTGCGTTGTTCACCGATCATTTCGCGCATCGGAATTCACCGATTCCGCGCTTACCGCTTGGGATACGGCGGGGTCGGCGGCACCGGCTTGTATTCCGTGCGAATCTTTTCTTTGGCCACCTTGATGGCCTCGAGCAGTTGCTCGTCGATGCCCGCGAATTCCTTGGCCGGGTCGTTATCCACGACGATATCGGGATCCACGCCGTAGCCTTCGATAATCCACGTCTTGCCATCGACGCCAAACCGGGAGAATTCCGGTCGATTCAGCGTGCCGCCATCCAAGAACGGCAGCGTGCCACGAATGCCGACCGTGCCCCCCCAGCTGCGCTTGCCGATGAGCGTGCCCAGCTTGTAGTGCTTGAAGCGATACGGGAAGATATCGCCATCGGAGGCGGAGAATTCGTTCATCAGGCAGACCAACGGGCCATTGAACGTGCCGTTGGGTTCCACGCCGGGCACACCATTGCGAACAATGCTGTACATGGCGATTTCCCGCCGCAGTCGTTCGATAAGAATCGGCGAGACGTTCCCGCCTCCGTTGCCACGCACGTCGATAATCAACGCCTTTTTGCCCAATTGCGGGAAGTAGGCTTTGAAGAATTCATTCAACCCGCCGGTGAGCATGTCGGGCACATGCAGGTAGCCCACCTCGCCGTTGGTCGCGTCTTGCACCTTCTTCAGATTGGTTTGTACCCAATCGTGGTAGTACAAGTTCGCTTCGCTGCCCACCGGAGTGACGACCACTTGCCGCGAACCTTTGGCTTCGGGCGTCTTGTTGATGGTCAGAATCACCGGCTTATCGGCGGTATTCACCAGCAGTTGCTGAATGTTGGCGACCTCGTTGGTCGGCTTGCCATTCACGCGGATGATGAATTCCCCTTCGCTGATGTTCAGTCCCAACTCGTTGAGCGGAGCCCGCACCGAGCGATCCCAGTTCGAGCCTTTCAGAATCTTGGTAATCTTGGCATATCCCGTTTCGGCATCGCGGGTGAATTGGGCACCCAGCAAGCCCATCGGGACTTTCTTGACTTCGGGCAACTCGCCGCCACCGACATATGCGTGACCGACGTTCAATTCCGAAATCATTTCACCGATGACATACGACAGATCCGCGCGATGGCGGACATGGGCGACGAGCGGTTCGTACTTCTTGCGAATGGCGGCCCAATCGTTGCCGTGCATGCCCGGATCGTAGAAGAAATCGCGCATTTGTCGCCACGATTCGACGAAGATTTGCTTCCATTCCGCGGGGTAATCGATGGTCACTTCCACGGCGGATTCATCGAGCGGCTTGCCCAGATTGAGCGGGCCTTTGGGCAGATCGATGATGTAATGCTTGCCGCCTTGCGCGACGATCATTTTCTTGCCATCGGCGGAAATCTCGAAGCCGTTGACATTGCCCAGCGTGGTTTCTTTCTTCGCGCCGACATCGAACAGCGTCAATCCGCCGGGGACTTTCTGATACCAAACACTGCTGCCGACGGATTGCAGCCCGCCGTAATTCCCCGCCGAAATCGGCAGGCTAAGCGTGCGTTCGATGATGCCATCGAGATCAATATCGATCGGGGCCGGGGCATCGCCTTCCTTCTTCGCTGCGGGTGCGGGCGGCGTGGCGGCGACATCGTCCAACTTGGTCGCAAACGGATTCGGCGTCTCGTTCGAGAGCGTCACCAAATAAATCTTCGACATATCCCGATACGCATAATTCCATTCCACAGCACTGGGGAACGGGTTGAAATCGCGATTCGAGACGAAGAACAGATACTTGCCGTCCCCGCTGAATGCCGGGCTGCTGACGGTGTAGAACGGATCGGTCACGGGCGTCGATTTGCCGGTTTCCAGCGAGTGCAAATAGACTCGGGAGAACGCCGCCACTTCCGGATTGACATAGGCAATCCAGCGGCTATCCGGCGACCAGACATACTGACGAATTTCAAATCCCTTGGATTCGGCAATCGTCGAGACTTTCTTCGTGGCCAGATCGACCACATGCAGCTTTTGCTCGCGGTCGGTCCAGGCAATCTTCTTGCTATCCGGCGACCAGAGCAGATCGTACTTGTAGTTTTTGCTGCCGGCGGTCACGGCCATTGGCGGGCCGCTGCCATCGGCGGGAATCGTGTAGATTTCGTCTTCCCCGCTGGCATCGCTAATGTAGGCAATCGATTTGCCATCCGGCGACCATTTCGGATTGCGATCATGCACGCCCGGGGTGGCAGTCAGATTCTTGGTCAGGCCATTTTCTTGCGGCACCGTGAACAGATCGCCGCGCGCTCCCAGCAGCGCCTTCTTTCCATCCGGCGAAATTTCAAACGCACCAACATTCCCCGAGACATTCCGGGTGGCGGAGCGAATTTCCGAGAAATCTTCGACGATCGAAATCGTCAGTTTTTCGGTCTTCTTGGTTTGCAGATCAAATCGGTAGATGTAGCCGCCGTTTTCGAAGACAATCGAGGTATCGCCCAGCGACGGGAATTTGATGTCGAATTCCTTGAATCGCGTAAATTCCGAGATTTCCTTGGTGGCGATGTTCACCCCATACAGATTCATCCGCTGATCATCGCCGCGATCGGAGATGAAATAGACCGTGTCTCCCGCCCACATGGGGATAATGTCTTGCGCGGCATTCTCGACCAATCGGGTGGTCTGCTTGGTGGCAAAATCATACGTCCAGACATCGTCGGCCATGCCACCGCGGTAGCGTTTCCAGGTGCGGAATTCGCGGAACACGCGGTTGTACACCAATTGTTTGCCATCGGGGGAATAGCTGGCGAATCCGCCGCGGGGCAACGGCAGCGGTTCGGCCGGGCCACCATCCACGCTGACCGTGTACAGTTGGCCCAGGAAGTCGTTGAACGTGGTCATTCGGGAGCGAAACAGCACGCGCTTCCCGTCCGGGGACCAGCCCATGACGATGTTATTCGGCCCCATGCGATCGCTAACTTCGTCTCGAGAGAGCGTCGCGGTGTAGGTCAACCGCTTGGGCACGCCCCCCTCGGCGGGGATGGTATAGACCTCGGTATTGCCATCATATTGGCCGGTAAAGGCGATGGTCTTGCCATCGGGCGAGAATCGCGGGAACATCTCGTAGCCAGCGTGCGAGGTTAATCGCCGCGCCACGCCCCCCTTGAGGGCGACGGTGTACAGGTTCCCGGCATAGCTGAAGACGACCGAATCGCCGTGCTGCGTGGGAAAGCGCAGCAAGCGCGTTTCCTCGGCGGCCAATACGCGGGAACTGCCCGACAGGGTCAAGACCCCCATCAGCAGGGCAATGCCCCAAGATCGAACGGACATGCAACCCATCCTTCACATGTGGTGAATGCGTCCTACCGTCGGGTAGAACAGGGAATCTGGGGGCATTATAGGTGCGCACCAAGGGGATTCCCAATGAATCCCCGGGGGGCTTCTTGCGATCCGGAAATCGGCAGGCTAGAATCGGCTGCGTTGAGACGATTCCGCTCTCCACGCCAATCATCGATCCATTCGAGGATTTTTCGCATGACTCCGATGCAAACTCGCCGCGATTTTCTCGCCACCGCCAGCGGCTTGACGGCGGGCCTGCTGTTGCCGTTCTCCCTGCGAGCCGATTCCAAGGCACCGCTGTATCAGATTTCGCTCGCCCAGTGGTCGCTGCACAAGGCGTTTTTCGCCAAGAAGCTCGACCCCATCAACTTCGCGGTCATCGCCAAGAAAGAATTCGGCATCGAAGCCGTGGAATACGTCAATCAGTTCTACAAAGACAAAGTTAGCGATAATAGCTACCTGTCCGAATTGAAGAAGAAGGCCGACGGCGAAGGCGTCAAAGGCTTGCTCATCATGTGCGATGGCGAAGGTGCGTTGGGCGATGCCAACGAAAAGGCCCGCGCCAAGGCCGTCAGCAATCACCAAAAATGGCTCGAATGGGCCAAGTTCCTCGGCTGCCATTCCATCCGCGTGAATGCGCAATCGAGCGGCACCTACGAAGAACAACTGGATCGCGCTGCAGACGGGCTGGGCAAGTTGACCGAAAACGCCGCCAAGCTCGGCCTGAATGTCATCGTCGAAAATCACGGCGGATTGTCGTCCAACGGCGCCTGGTTGGCCGCCGTCATGAAGAAGGTCAATCTGCCCGGTTGCGGCACCCTGCCCGACTTCGGCAACTTCAACCTGGGGAACGGCAAGCAATACGATCGCTACAAAGGCATCGAAGAACTCATGCCGTTCGCCAAGGGTGTCTCGGCCAAGTCGCACGATTTCGATGACAAGGGCAACGAAATCCACACCGACTATCGCCGCATGATGAAGATTGTGCTGGCCGCCGGCTATCACGGATTCGTCGGCATCGAATACGAAGGCAGCAAACTCGGCGAACCGGAAGGCATCCTCGCCACCAAGAAGCTGCTCGAAGCCGTCCGCACGGAAATGACCAAGGGCTGATCCCCCACAGATCGCAAACGCAACACGCCGATGTTGCATCGCTTTCGGAGACTGCTCCGGCGGCGATGGCAACATCGGCGATTCATTTCATCCGGCGAAATTCGGCGACGGATCGTGGATCATCAGCGAAATGTGGGGCGTTAGCCGACGGGTTCCTTGCGTACACGCTTGAATGTCGCGGTAATGCCCGCGCCTTTGATGGCGTCGAGAATCTTGACCTCCACGCCCCAAGGCACCCCCTGCGTATCCAGGAATACCTCGGTCTTGCGTTCCCGCTCCACAATCTGGCGAATCTTCTTCTCCAAGTCCGACTCGCGCACCACCTCTTCATCCACGCGAATCACGGATTGATTGCCTTCCTTGCGGGCGACAATGCGGATGAGCTGCTGGACTTCTTCCTTCTGAATCGAGCGCGGTTTGGCCCCTTTGCCGCCTTCTTTCTCGACGTTGGCGGTCGGCAATTCAATCGCCTTGCGCTCAAAATCGACGGCCGTTTTCAGCATGAAAAAGATCAGCAACACCAGCGCCACGTCAATCAGCGGGTTCATGTCTAGCCGTGTGTCGTCTTCCATCGGAATCGGCGTCGGCGGCAGCATCTCTTCGATGGCTTTGGCAAAGTGCGGATGCGTTTCCAGCGGTTGCCAATCGCGGTCGTGCGGGCCACGGACTTCATCCGTCGGTTCCCAGACATCCTCACGAATGGCGTCGAGAATTTCTTCATCGGTCAGCGTTTCCCCCGCGAGCGCGGAACCAGCGGGGCGGACCATCCAGCGTGTCGCGCTCATGGGGATTTCTGGTTCACCTCGGCAAGCAGGGTCTCAATGGGAACGCCTTGGACTTTGCGGGCCTCCAACTCATACGCCAACTGTTCGACCAACTCGCACGGCAGATCGCGGTGCATGGCAATATGCACTTGCACGGGCTTGGTTTCTCGGCGGAGCAGCTCATCGAATTTCGCAAACAATTTCGCCTGCGAATCGAGCCGTTCATCTCCCGCCTTCGGCTCTTTGCCATCCCGGCTGATCGCATACAACGGCGTATCGCCCGGCCCTTTTTCGACGCCAATCCAGTACGAACCTTTGGCATTCGCCGTGATCGAAATATTCTGCGTATCGGGCACATTCACCCGCGCCACCGGGGCCACTTTCGCCGTCATCATGAAGAAGACCAGCAGCACCAGCGAAATATCGATCAGCGGAATCATATCGACTTCATCGTCATCATCATCATGATGTCGAGGCCACGCTTCATCGGGCGGCTGCAATGGCGGTTCGGGGGGGGCTGGCGGGGCGTTGCCGGATTTCCGGGCGGATTCTGCGGCTTCAGACACCGCCAACGCGCCGGCCAAATCCGGCACATACAGCGAAAATTGCTGCGATTGGCCGAACGCTTGCCAATTTTTCTGCCCGGCTTCGCTCACCCGATCTTCGACCGTGAGCTTCCCCTGCAGCAGCCACTCGGTAATCACCCCGAATGGCACCTGGCGAAAGACTTTGTTGGCCTGCACAAACCAGACATCGTAGGTTGGCTGCTTGCTCGCCATGGCGAATCCCTCCTTCGCACGGCGAGTTAGCGACGGGCCAATTCCGGCTCACCCGAGGAACGGCTGCTCCCCTTGGTGGCGTTAAAGTTCTGCATCACCACCAGAAACTTCTGGGCCGACAATTTCATGCGGGCCTCAAATCGGGCGATGAAATCCTTGAACAACACATGGAAGAACACCAGCGGAATCGCGGTGATGAGTCCCAGCGCGGTGGCGAACAACGCCAGACCGATGGCCCCGGCTTGCGAGCCGACCGCAGAGGGATCGCCACTGCTGTTGCTGATGGCGGAGAACGTGTTAATCATCGAAATGACGGTCCCCAGCAGGCCGACCATCGTGGAAATTTTGGCGATTGCCAGAATCGGGGCGAGCAGGAAATTCATCTTCGGCATGATTTCCAACTCCATGGTGGTGGCCATGTTGCGCTTCATCGCCGCCAGCCCTTGTGGGGCCGCTTCCAGCCCGGCGACGAACAGCTTGTTGGGAATCACCCCCGGTTCCACTTTGCACATCTTCAGCACCGCGTCCACCCCGCCCCGTTGGAGGCGTTCTTGGAACGCGGGCATAAAGTCATCCATATCCGTTTTCAGATTGATATTGAGCAGCCAGCGCCAGGCGACCAGCACCAACGCGGTCAGCGACATGAGAAACATGGGGACCGCGAAATACCACTCATCGGTCACGAAGTGCTTAAAGGCTTCCATCGACGCCCTCGCTGGCGAATCGCACGGGGAATTCCATCCGAATTTGGCAATAGCTTGGCACAATCGCAGTGCCGAATCAAGTCGTGACTCCCAATGCCGCCCAGACTTGCGGCAACGTGATGGCATCTTCATACAGCGCGCGGCCAATAATCACCCCGGCTAACCCGCGATCCCGCAGGCGCACGATTTGATCCGCTGCCGTGATTCCACCCGACGCGATGACGGGCAGCTTGACCGCCGCCGCCATTTCCGCTTGGGCTTCTTCGTTTGGGCCGCTCATCATGCCATCGCGGGCGATGTCGGTGTAGACGATACCTGCCAGGGGCCAGCCATCGCACATCCGGGCGAGTTCGAGCGCGGAGCGGGTCGAGGTGTGCAACCACCCTTCGGTCGCCACCATGCCATCGCGGGCATCCAATCCCAGCACAATCTTTCCGGGAAACCGCGTCGCCATGCTTTCCAACCATGCCGGATCTTGCAACGCGCGAGTGCCCAAGACAATGCGGGCGACGCCGAGATCGAAGGTGAGCGCGAGATGATCTGCAGTGCGAATGCCCCCACCGACTTGGCAGGGGACACCCGTTGCTTTCACGATCGCCTGAATGACTTGCGAATTGACCGGATGCCCCGCCTTGGCACCGTCCAGATCGACCAGATGCAGCACGTTGGCACCATCGGCCACCCAGCGCTGCCCCATCGCGGCGGGGTCATCGGAAAAAATCGTCTCTTGGGCATAATCGCCCTGCCGAAGCCGCACACACCGGCCACCGCGGAGATCAATCGCCGGATAAATCAACATTTCGTTCTTCGGCACCGACTGCATACCATTTCCATCCGATCAAGGCATTCCCGGATTTCCACCCGGCCCGGTGGCCTGCACCCGATCCAAATCGCTTTGCAGACCGACAATTTGCCAATCCAACCGTGACGATCGTCCCAAGAACGAGACTTTCGAAACATCCACATACGTATTCGGGTTCGATTTTGCTTCCGCCGCGAGTTCCTGCAACTTCTTGAGAATCTCTGGCGATCGCGATTCCATCACCACTCGCCCGCGAGCATACGTCTTGGATTCGTTGTACGATAGTTCCACATCCACCAATGCTTGAAGGCGATCCGGCAACAGTCGCACTTCCGGGAACGTCGGATTCGGGCTATTCGACGCGGTACCGCCCGGCACGATCCGGCCCAACGACCAGATTTGCGTGAAGAATTCGCGGCGTTGTTCTGCCGAAGATTCGCTGCCAGTATCGGTCTTCAGGAAGTCAGATTTGCCGAATTCTTCCAACGGAACGGGTGCGCGACGCGGTGCGGCACTCCCCAGCGAACCGGCCATGAGCATCGAGGCGGTCACGCGATCGACATAGTTTTGTTGTTGATCCGGGGTCAATGTCAGCAGCAGGGCTTGTTCGATTTGCCGGGTGCCCATGAGGGTGAAGAACAGCCGCATGAATTCGGCGGAGTTGCCTCGGACTTCCCGAATCGCGTTGCCATATGCCGTGAATCGGGCCGCGCCCAGCATCGCCTGATCGCCCAGGAAATTGATGTGCCACTGCCGCCCGACCAGTTCGCGGCCTTCGCTGCCCATCATCGGCATGGTCACGTCGATCTGCCCTTCACCGCTGCTAATGCGGTACAGTTGCACCACATCGAAGCCGGTGGGCTGTTGCTCCCACGCCTTCACGCCCAAGCCATCAATGGAGACGCCGTTGGGATTGCGTTGGAAGTAGCGGACCAATTCACTACTGCGGAATCCGGTGAGTTTTTCGCCGAAGGCGGCTTCGAGAGCCAAACCATCGCGCGGGCTGACCCCCGTACGACGGGCGGGATCCAACGTCATCACGAATGCCGAATTGATGTCACCTTCGTTGAGGTACGAGAAGAATTTGCGGGCAAAGGTGTCCGATTGTTGGCGGATGGCCAATTCAAACGCGACGATATATGCCAAATAGCCCAACCCGCCCAAAACGCTGATCCACCAGGCAATCCCGGCCAATCGCATGCCGTCGAGTGTGCCTTCGGATCGAGAGATTCGCAGTCGCGCGAGCACGGCCAACACCAAGCTGGCAATCGGCATCAGCAGCAAACCGGGCACCACTGCGGGCTTGCGCGAGGTGATCGCGGCCAGCCCCATCAGCAGGACAATGCCGAGGAACAACCCCGCGAAGCTAACGGCGACAATCGCCAGGGGAGCCAAAGGCTTGTAACTGACCGGATCGGCCGGTCGATCTGCAGGAGAAGGGATGGGTTCGACCATATCAGCAAGCCGCCGCGTGAGGGTGATTATGCAAAACAAGCCGCCGACCGGAACCATCTTCGGTCGGCAGCCGGTGCTGATTCTACGATCCCCGATTCCAAACGGTTCGCCCCAACACCCAAGCTCACCGGCGAGACCGAGTGAGCGATGAATTCCAGAAACCTGACATGCCCCCCCGATCCGGCGCAGCGATTGGGGCGGAACGGAACCTCACTCTGTCGGGGGCTTTCGGAATGCCCGCTGAAAGCAAACCAACCACACGATCAGGCCGAGGCACACCGGAAGGATGCTCGCTGCAATCTTTGCTCCGCCGTATGCGGTGCCAGAGTTGCATTCCACGAGCGTTCGGAGGAGTTGAGCGATTCCGATGGCCGCGTACAAACCACCAAGCGACCCAATGATTATCAGGACAACCTTCATCGTGATACCACCTCCGTCGCCGCACGCGTGATTCGACTGCGCGGTGCCCAATCGATTCCGGCTGGGGCGAGCCGGCGATCAATCGTGGGATTGCACGAAAATGCAAACCATGCGGTCAATCTTCTTCCGCAGCGGGGCCGACGGGTTGCGCAATCATCGGGCCGAACGATTCTTGCGGGTCGAGGTTCAGGTTGCGGGTCATGACCGTCCCGGTAACATCCAAGTAAATTTTGTCTTGAATGATTTCCTGAACGACGATTGCCAGCCGATCTCCGCCCGGCACATGCACCATCGGCTTCGCGCCTTTGCTGAGGCTCAGCAGGCGTTTTTGAATGAGCGTGGAGAGTTTGAAGCGACCGCCCACCTTGTTGACAATCTGTTCTTCTTTCAAATCGTCGAGCATGATCCACCTCTCCGCTGGTACTGATCGCGTATCAACTGCTGCACGCGGCTGACGGTCTCATCCAGGTCTTCATTGACCAGTTGGACCATGTATTCCCCTGCCTGGGTAATTTCCCAGCGGGCCGTTTGTAGTCGCCGTTGGATGGCCGCCTCATCCTCGCTCGCTCGATTGCGCAACCGCGCTTCGTAGCGATCTTCGGGGACATACAAAAAG
This DNA window, taken from Tuwongella immobilis, encodes the following:
- a CDS encoding DUF4190 domain-containing protein, with protein sequence MVEPIPSPADRPADPVSYKPLAPLAIVAVSFAGLFLGIVLLMGLAAITSRKPAVVPGLLLMPIASLVLAVLARLRISRSEGTLDGMRLAGIAWWISVLGGLGYLAYIVAFELAIRQQSDTFARKFFSYLNEGDINSAFVMTLDPARRTGVSPRDGLALEAAFGEKLTGFRSSELVRYFQRNPNGVSIDGLGVKAWEQQPTGFDVVQLYRISSGEGQIDVTMPMMGSEGRELVGRQWHINFLGDQAMLGAARFTAYGNAIREVRGNSAEFMRLFFTLMGTRQIEQALLLTLTPDQQQNYVDRVTASMLMAGSLGSAAPRRAPVPLEEFGKSDFLKTDTGSESSAEQRREFFTQIWSLGRIVPGGTASNSPNPTFPEVRLLPDRLQALVDVELSYNESKTYARGRVVMESRSPEILKKLQELAAEAKSNPNTYVDVSKVSFLGRSSRLDWQIVGLQSDLDRVQATGPGGNPGMP
- a CDS encoding DNA-directed RNA polymerase subunit omega, which gives rise to MLDDLKEEQIVNKVGGRFKLSTLIQKRLLSLSKGAKPMVHVPGGDRLAIVVQEIIQDKIYLDVTGTVMTRNLNLDPQESFGPMIAQPVGPAAEED